A window of Mycobacteriales bacterium contains these coding sequences:
- the ctaD gene encoding cytochrome c oxidase subunit I has protein sequence MPGSRIVRWITTTDHKTIGQMYLITSFIFFLVGGVMAEIMRTELARPGLQVVSTETYDQLFTMHGTIMLLFFATPLFVGFANCIMPLQIGAPDVAFPRLNMFSYWLFLFGGLIMMSGFLTPGGAADFGWFAYAPLSSALYSPGPGADLWIMGLTLSGFGTILGGVNFITTIICLRAPGMTMFRMPIFTWNILFTSILVLVAFPVLAAALLALEADRKFGAHVFDANNGGAILWQHLFWFFGHPEVYIVALPFFGIITEVIPVFSRKPLFGYKGLVFATMSISALSITVWAHHMFATGAVLLPFFSLLSFLIAVPTGVKFFNWIGTMWRGAISFDTAMLFAIGFLITFLLGGLTGVMLASPPIDFHVSDSYFVVAHFHYVLFGTVVFAMFSGFYFWWPKMTGTMLDERLGKVHFWTLFVGFHTTFLVQHWLGVEGMPRRYADYLPSDGWTTLNTVSTIGAYILGLSMLPFMYNAWRSWVGKNERVVGDDPWGYGNSLEWATSCPPPRHNFTSIPRIRSERPAFDLHYPHLSGLPETSPALVAVEDHA, from the coding sequence ATGCCCGGTAGCCGGATCGTGCGCTGGATCACCACGACCGACCACAAGACGATCGGGCAGATGTACCTCATCACCTCGTTCATCTTCTTCCTGGTCGGCGGGGTGATGGCCGAGATCATGCGGACCGAGCTCGCCCGCCCCGGCCTGCAGGTGGTGAGCACCGAGACCTACGACCAGCTGTTCACGATGCACGGCACGATCATGTTGCTGTTCTTCGCGACGCCGCTGTTCGTCGGATTCGCGAACTGCATCATGCCGCTGCAGATCGGTGCGCCGGACGTCGCGTTCCCGCGGCTGAACATGTTCAGCTACTGGCTGTTCCTGTTCGGCGGTCTGATCATGATGTCCGGCTTCCTCACGCCAGGCGGCGCCGCGGACTTCGGCTGGTTCGCCTACGCGCCGCTATCCAGCGCGCTCTACTCGCCCGGCCCGGGTGCTGACCTGTGGATCATGGGTCTCACGCTGTCCGGGTTCGGCACGATCCTCGGCGGCGTCAACTTCATCACGACGATCATCTGCCTGCGCGCGCCCGGCATGACGATGTTCCGGATGCCGATCTTCACCTGGAACATCCTGTTCACGTCGATCCTGGTGCTGGTCGCCTTCCCCGTCCTTGCCGCTGCGCTGCTCGCCCTCGAGGCCGACCGCAAGTTCGGCGCGCACGTGTTCGATGCCAACAACGGCGGCGCGATCCTCTGGCAACACCTGTTCTGGTTCTTCGGCCATCCCGAGGTGTACATCGTCGCCTTACCCTTCTTCGGGATCATCACTGAGGTGATCCCGGTCTTCAGCCGCAAGCCCTTGTTCGGCTACAAGGGCCTGGTCTTCGCGACGATGTCGATTTCCGCGCTGTCGATCACCGTGTGGGCGCACCACATGTTCGCGACCGGCGCCGTGCTGCTGCCGTTCTTCTCGCTGCTGTCGTTCCTCATCGCCGTACCCACGGGGGTGAAGTTCTTCAACTGGATCGGCACGATGTGGCGCGGCGCGATCTCGTTCGACACCGCGATGCTGTTCGCGATCGGCTTCCTGATCACCTTCCTGCTCGGCGGGCTGACCGGCGTCATGCTGGCGTCGCCGCCGATCGACTTCCACGTCAGCGACTCCTACTTCGTGGTCGCACACTTCCACTACGTGCTGTTCGGAACCGTGGTGTTCGCGATGTTCTCCGGCTTCTACTTCTGGTGGCCGAAGATGACCGGCACGATGCTCGATGAGCGACTCGGGAAGGTGCACTTCTGGACTCTGTTCGTGGGCTTCCATACGACGTTCCTCGTCCAGCACTGGCTAGGGGTCGAGGGCATGCCGCGCCGCTACGCCGACTACCTCCCCAGTGATGGCTGGACCACCCTGAACACCGTCTCCACGATCGGTGCGTACATCCTCGGCTTGTCCATGCTCCCGTTCATGTACAACGCATGGCGGTCCTGGGTGGGGAAGAACGAACGGGTGGTCGGCGACGACCCATGGGGCTATGGCAACTCACTGGAATGGGCGACGTCGTGCCCGCCGCCGCGGCACAACTTCACCTCCATCCCGCGGATCCGGTCCGAACGGCCGGCCTTCGACCTGCACTACCCGCATCTGTCCGGCCTGCCCGAGACGAGCCCGGCCTTGGTCGCTGTCGAGGACCACGCATGA
- a CDS encoding RNA polymerase sigma factor, with product MDPQAAADDDLVRSAQRGEPWALTAVWHRYSPGVLAYLRGRGLRDAEDLTSEVFLQVFGRIESFRGSAADLRTFVFSVAHARYVDEQRKRVRRGADVEFDAEAHALPLPSADVEALDALATERVRAVLEALAPDQRDVLLLRIVADLSLEQTAELLGKSIGAVKSLQHRGLAALRPVLGEAVSP from the coding sequence ATGGATCCGCAGGCCGCAGCGGATGACGACCTGGTCCGGTCCGCGCAACGGGGCGAGCCGTGGGCGCTGACCGCGGTCTGGCATCGCTACAGCCCCGGCGTGCTGGCCTACCTGCGGGGTCGCGGGCTGCGGGACGCCGAAGACCTCACGAGCGAGGTCTTCCTGCAGGTGTTCGGGCGGATCGAGTCCTTCCGCGGCAGCGCGGCCGACCTGCGGACGTTCGTCTTCAGCGTCGCCCATGCGAGGTACGTCGACGAGCAGCGCAAGCGGGTCCGGCGTGGCGCCGACGTGGAGTTCGACGCAGAGGCACACGCGCTGCCGTTGCCGAGCGCCGACGTCGAGGCCCTCGACGCCCTCGCCACCGAGCGGGTCCGGGCGGTGCTCGAGGCGCTCGCGCCGGACCAGCGCGACGTGCTGCTGCTGCGGATCGTCGCCGACCTGAGCCTCGAACAGACCGCGGAGCTGCTCGGTAAGAGCATCGGTGCGGTGAAGTCGCTGCAGCATCGCGGGCTCGCTGCGCTGCGCCCGGTGCTCGGGGAGGCCGTATCCCCATGA
- a CDS encoding cytochrome c oxidase subunit 4: MKIEGFLFAFIAVFLAGTDIVYWYTSHDPTGTTALALATCLGALVGSYLLVTAKRMGPRPEDRKEAEISDGAGEIGFFSPYSWAPLWCAIAAATFFSGIVFGWWLCFIGVALAVPAVGSMVFEYLSDDPAA, encoded by the coding sequence ATGAAGATCGAGGGCTTTCTCTTCGCGTTCATCGCGGTTTTCCTCGCAGGGACCGACATCGTGTACTGGTATACCTCCCACGATCCGACAGGGACGACGGCGCTGGCCCTTGCCACCTGCCTCGGCGCGCTGGTCGGCTCCTACCTGCTGGTCACCGCCAAGCGAATGGGTCCCCGCCCGGAGGACCGCAAGGAAGCCGAGATCAGCGACGGCGCGGGCGAGATCGGTTTCTTCAGCCCGTACAGCTGGGCGCCGCTGTGGTGCGCGATCGCGGCTGCGACGTTCTTCAGCGGGATCGTGTTCGGCTGGTGGCTGTGCTTCATCGGGGTGGCGCTCGCCGTCCCTGCGGTGGGCTCGATGGTCTTCGAGTATCTCTCCGACGACCCTGCTGCCTAA
- the htpX gene encoding zinc metalloprotease HtpX: MTMASRIPPDHKLTARMSVTIFLLGALYVGVMAILIASGVNAGFVIVIAVIVLFCQYWFSDRIALYAMHGQIVTPEQAPELHGIVDRLCALADMPKPKVAIARAPYPNAFATGRSPNRAVVCATSDILSRLDTEELEGVLAHELSHVAHRDVAVMTVASFLGVAAGLVTRFAFYSEMFGGGGFGGRNNNNNQNGAAVMAVVMLVSIVVYAISFLLTRALSRYRELAADRSGAILTGRPSALASALQKVSGDMARIPTHDLRSAEPFNAFFFTPALANGVSISSLFSTHPSLQARLAQLAKISVELGQTAA, encoded by the coding sequence ATGACGATGGCTTCTCGCATTCCGCCGGACCACAAGCTCACGGCGCGAATGTCGGTGACGATCTTCCTGCTCGGCGCGCTGTACGTCGGCGTCATGGCGATCCTGATCGCCTCCGGCGTCAACGCCGGTTTTGTCATCGTCATCGCGGTGATCGTGCTGTTCTGCCAGTACTGGTTCTCGGACCGGATCGCGCTCTACGCGATGCACGGCCAGATCGTGACGCCGGAGCAAGCTCCAGAGCTGCACGGCATCGTCGACCGCCTGTGTGCGCTGGCGGACATGCCGAAGCCGAAGGTCGCGATCGCGCGGGCGCCTTACCCGAATGCGTTCGCGACCGGCCGCAGCCCGAACCGGGCCGTGGTGTGCGCGACGAGCGACATTCTCAGCCGGCTCGACACCGAGGAGCTCGAAGGCGTGCTCGCCCACGAGCTCTCGCACGTTGCCCACCGTGACGTCGCGGTGATGACCGTCGCGTCGTTCCTCGGTGTGGCCGCCGGTCTGGTCACGAGGTTCGCGTTCTACAGCGAGATGTTCGGTGGTGGCGGGTTCGGCGGTCGCAACAACAACAACAACCAGAACGGTGCCGCGGTCATGGCGGTGGTGATGCTGGTGTCGATCGTCGTCTACGCGATCTCCTTCCTGCTCACGCGCGCGCTGTCGCGGTACCGCGAGCTGGCGGCCGACCGTTCCGGCGCGATCCTCACCGGGCGGCCGTCCGCGCTTGCATCGGCGCTGCAGAAGGTGTCCGGGGACATGGCTCGGATCCCGACCCACGACCTGCGCAGCGCCGAGCCGTTCAACGCGTTCTTCTTCACTCCGGCGCTGGCGAACGGCGTAAGCATCTCGTCGTTGTTCTCGACCCACCCGTCGCTGCAGGCGCGACTCGCGCAGCTGGCGAAGATCTCGGTCGAGCTCGGTCAGACCGCGGCCTGA
- the erpA gene encoding iron-sulfur cluster insertion protein ErpA, protein MTDTATETSATTPTSVVLTDTAATKVKHLLDQEGRDDLALRIAVQPGGCSGLRYQLFFDERTLDGDEFADFGGVKVVVDRMSSPYLSGATIDFVDTIEKQGFTIDNPNATGSCACGDSFH, encoded by the coding sequence ATGACCGACACCGCGACCGAGACCTCGGCCACCACGCCGACCAGCGTCGTGCTCACCGACACCGCCGCCACCAAGGTCAAGCACCTGCTCGACCAGGAGGGGCGCGACGACCTCGCGTTGCGGATCGCCGTCCAGCCCGGTGGCTGCTCCGGCCTCCGCTACCAGCTTTTCTTCGACGAGCGCACGCTCGACGGTGACGAGTTCGCGGACTTCGGCGGCGTGAAGGTCGTGGTCGACCGGATGAGCAGCCCCTACCTCAGCGGCGCGACCATCGACTTCGTCGACACGATCGAGAAGCAGGGCTTCACGATCGACAATCCCAACGCGACCGGCTCTTGCGCCTGCGGAGACTCCTTCCACTAG
- the coxB gene encoding cytochrome c oxidase subunit II, with protein MARLLVLGALALLATGCTGEAAKWERGGWPAPVTIQGRNALHLWQGALLASLIVGGLVLGMIVFSAVMFRRRSPDQIPRQVRYNLPIEVLYTFIPIVIVSVLFYFTAIGESSEDKINNKPALQVGVVGFQWSWQFNYASHRLSITGRPGQPPQLVLPVGEQIHFHLTSPDVIHSFWVVPFLFKRDVIPGHPNQFEITITQQGTFQGRCAEFCGIHHDEMLFTVRAISKPAFQAWLAQAQQTAANGTNPEYTVYTGPSEGPSL; from the coding sequence TTGGCCCGGCTGTTGGTCCTCGGCGCGCTCGCCCTGCTCGCCACCGGTTGCACCGGCGAGGCGGCGAAGTGGGAGCGTGGGGGCTGGCCGGCCCCGGTCACGATCCAGGGGCGCAACGCGCTGCACCTGTGGCAGGGAGCGCTGCTCGCGTCGCTGATCGTCGGCGGCCTGGTCCTCGGCATGATCGTCTTCTCGGCGGTCATGTTCCGCAGGCGTTCGCCCGACCAGATCCCGCGCCAGGTGCGCTACAACCTCCCGATCGAGGTCCTCTACACCTTCATCCCGATCGTGATCGTCTCGGTGTTGTTCTACTTCACCGCGATCGGCGAGAGCAGCGAGGACAAGATCAACAACAAGCCGGCGCTGCAGGTCGGAGTGGTCGGTTTCCAGTGGTCGTGGCAGTTCAACTACGCGAGCCACCGGCTGTCCATCACCGGCCGTCCCGGACAGCCGCCCCAGCTTGTGTTGCCGGTGGGGGAGCAGATCCACTTCCACCTGACCTCACCCGATGTCATCCATTCCTTCTGGGTCGTGCCGTTCCTGTTCAAGCGTGACGTGATCCCCGGACATCCGAACCAGTTCGAGATCACGATCACGCAGCAAGGCACGTTCCAAGGCAGATGTGCGGAGTTCTGCGGGATCCACCACGACGAGATGCTGTTCACCGTGAGGGCGATCTCGAAGCCGGCCTTCCAGGCCTGGCTGGCCCAGGCCCAGCAGACGGCCGCCAACGGCACGAATCCTGAATACACCGTGTATACGGGGCCGTCGGAGGGACCGAGCCTGTGA
- a CDS encoding PspA/IM30 family protein, with translation MGKRLSLIVKSKANKLLDKHEDPRETLDYSYEKQLQLLTQVRRGVADVATSRKRLEIQMQQLQASADKLQSQAQQAVAAGRDDLAREALTRRAAANTQLADLQNQHADLQAQEEKLTQASQRLQAKVDAFRTRKETIKATYTAAEAETKIGEAVSGISEEMGDVGLAMQRAQDKTQQMQARAGAVDELLASGALDDVTQGPGGGDDIQRELDSLSAGSDVELELAKLKGALPAGQEPAAIGAAESTPADESAPAEAPAAQPEEQS, from the coding sequence ATGGGCAAGCGGCTCTCCCTGATCGTGAAGTCCAAGGCCAACAAGCTGCTGGACAAGCACGAGGACCCGCGCGAGACCCTCGACTACTCCTACGAGAAGCAGCTCCAGCTGCTGACCCAGGTCCGCCGTGGGGTGGCCGACGTCGCCACGAGCCGCAAGCGGCTCGAGATTCAGATGCAGCAGCTGCAGGCCAGCGCCGACAAGCTGCAGTCGCAGGCGCAGCAGGCGGTCGCCGCCGGGCGTGACGACCTGGCCCGCGAGGCGCTCACGCGCCGCGCGGCCGCCAACACCCAGCTCGCCGACCTGCAGAACCAGCACGCAGACCTGCAGGCGCAGGAGGAGAAGCTGACTCAGGCGTCCCAGCGGCTGCAGGCGAAGGTCGATGCCTTCCGCACCCGCAAGGAGACGATCAAGGCGACGTACACCGCGGCCGAGGCCGAGACGAAGATCGGCGAAGCGGTGTCCGGCATCTCCGAGGAGATGGGCGACGTCGGCCTCGCGATGCAGCGGGCGCAGGACAAGACCCAGCAGATGCAGGCGCGCGCGGGCGCGGTCGACGAGCTGCTCGCCTCCGGCGCCCTCGACGACGTGACCCAGGGCCCCGGTGGTGGGGACGACATTCAGCGGGAGCTGGACTCGCTGTCCGCGGGCAGCGACGTCGAGCTCGAGCTGGCCAAGCTCAAGGGAGCGCTGCCGGCCGGTCAGGAGCCGGCCGCCATCGGTGCCGCGGAGTCGACGCCGGCCGATGAGTCGGCGCCGGCCGAGGCGCCGGCGGCGCAGCCCGAGGAGCAGTCATGA
- a CDS encoding glycerate kinase — protein sequence MRVVVAPDSYGGSLTAQEVAAAVAAGWRAVSPDDELIEVPLSDGGSGFAAVLATLPAAQRVAAACTGPTGRPLQASVVRIGATAYVESALACGLDLLLALDGDVRTATTYGVGELIGAAADLGGVDTIVVGLGGSGTNDGGAGALAALGAQPAAALAGGGVALRGLDRVDLPASLAVRLVAATDVDSPLLGPRGASAVYGPQKGADPEAVAELEAGVTRWAEAVEVGTGRPGLRDMAGAGAAGGLGFGLFALGAERKSGAELVVAATGLAALVADADLVVTGEGRFDPTSLRGKLPAVVARVAQGCGVPCIVAAGQAAVGTRDAAAHGIDEVWSVTDALGSVDAALGAGGDGVAELGRRIAGAWAR from the coding sequence ATGCGGGTCGTCGTCGCGCCGGACTCGTACGGCGGCTCGTTGACCGCGCAGGAGGTCGCTGCTGCCGTCGCCGCCGGCTGGCGCGCGGTCTCGCCGGACGACGAGCTCATTGAGGTGCCACTGTCCGACGGCGGATCAGGCTTCGCGGCCGTGCTCGCGACCTTGCCGGCGGCGCAGCGGGTGGCAGCCGCTTGCACCGGACCGACCGGTCGACCGCTCCAGGCTTCCGTGGTGCGGATCGGCGCCACGGCATACGTCGAAAGTGCGCTCGCGTGCGGTCTCGACCTGCTGCTGGCCCTCGATGGTGACGTGCGCACCGCAACGACGTACGGCGTGGGAGAGCTGATCGGCGCAGCCGCGGACCTCGGCGGGGTGGACACGATCGTCGTGGGGCTCGGCGGCTCGGGCACCAACGACGGGGGAGCAGGTGCGCTCGCCGCGCTCGGTGCTCAGCCCGCTGCGGCGCTCGCCGGCGGTGGGGTCGCACTGCGTGGCCTCGACCGGGTCGATCTGCCGGCGTCGCTCGCTGTGCGGCTGGTCGCGGCGACCGATGTGGACAGCCCGCTGCTCGGGCCTCGTGGCGCCAGCGCGGTCTACGGGCCGCAGAAGGGGGCCGATCCGGAGGCAGTGGCGGAACTCGAGGCCGGCGTGACGCGCTGGGCCGAGGCCGTCGAGGTCGGGACCGGCCGCCCCGGGCTTCGGGACATGGCCGGTGCGGGCGCGGCCGGCGGGCTGGGGTTCGGGCTGTTCGCCCTCGGAGCCGAGCGCAAGTCGGGCGCGGAGCTCGTCGTGGCCGCGACCGGATTGGCCGCCCTCGTTGCGGATGCCGATCTCGTGGTGACCGGTGAAGGAAGGTTCGACCCGACGTCACTGCGCGGGAAGCTGCCGGCCGTCGTCGCTCGGGTGGCCCAGGGCTGCGGGGTGCCGTGCATCGTCGCCGCCGGACAGGCCGCGGTCGGCACCCGGGACGCCGCGGCGCACGGGATCGACGAGGTCTGGTCGGTCACCGACGCGCTGGGGTCGGTCGATGCGGCGCTGGGCGCGGGTGGGGATGGCGTGGCTGAGCTCGGGCGGCGGATCGCGGGAGCCTGGGCGCGCTGA
- a CDS encoding carbohydrate kinase family protein: MRIAVSGSIATDHLMTFSGSFSKQLIAERLHHVSLSFLVDELEIRRGGAAANICFGLAALGLRPVLVGSVGPDFEEYRQWLDAHGVDTSGVRVSKTLQTARFICTTDSEQAQIATFYAGAMSEARDIDLDTIGDIDLVVVSPNDPAAMIEHTRYCRDRGQRFAADPSQQLAILEDEPIRELVVGADLLFGNAYEAALLEHKTGWSASDVLEQVGTRVTTRGADGIVIERAGEAAITVPVVPAPAILEPTGVGDAFRAGFFAATSWDLSLERAAQLGALLATWCVESVGPQEYVVDAGRARERLAGAYDESAADEIAAHL, encoded by the coding sequence GTGCGGATTGCCGTCAGCGGCTCGATCGCGACCGACCACCTGATGACGTTCAGCGGCAGCTTCTCGAAGCAGCTGATCGCCGAGCGCCTGCATCATGTGTCGTTGTCCTTTCTGGTGGACGAGCTCGAGATCCGGCGCGGTGGGGCGGCTGCCAACATCTGCTTCGGGCTGGCTGCGCTCGGCCTTCGGCCCGTACTGGTCGGCTCGGTCGGTCCCGACTTCGAGGAGTACCGCCAGTGGCTGGACGCACACGGCGTCGACACCAGCGGCGTCCGGGTGTCGAAGACGCTTCAGACCGCTCGGTTCATCTGTACGACGGACTCGGAGCAGGCCCAGATCGCGACCTTCTACGCCGGGGCCATGAGCGAGGCACGAGACATCGACCTCGACACGATCGGCGACATCGACCTCGTGGTCGTCAGCCCGAACGACCCCGCCGCGATGATCGAGCACACCAGGTACTGCCGGGACCGCGGGCAGCGCTTCGCCGCCGACCCGTCGCAGCAGCTGGCCATCCTGGAGGACGAGCCGATTCGTGAGCTGGTCGTCGGCGCGGACCTGCTCTTCGGCAATGCCTACGAGGCCGCGCTGCTGGAACACAAGACCGGCTGGTCGGCGAGCGACGTCCTCGAGCAGGTCGGCACGAGAGTCACCACGCGCGGGGCCGACGGGATCGTCATCGAGCGCGCCGGGGAGGCGGCGATCACGGTTCCCGTCGTACCGGCTCCGGCCATCCTCGAACCGACCGGCGTCGGTGACGCCTTCCGTGCCGGATTCTTCGCCGCGACGTCCTGGGACCTCTCACTCGAGCGGGCGGCGCAGCTCGGCGCGCTGCTCGCGACCTGGTGCGTGGAGTCGGTCGGCCCGCAGGAGTACGTCGTGGACGCCGGGCGGGCGAGGGAGCGCCTGGCCGGGGCGTACGACGAATCCGCGGCGGACGAGATTGCCGCCCACCTGTGA
- a CDS encoding DedA family protein yields the protein MIDVVSALVTVTPSPKPLPGVFGSLEPTLKHYGYFAVGGVLLLENVGLPVPGETMLIAAALYAATGQLNIVLVGIIAVLASTAGSSIGYAIGVYGGRPLAERYGKYVLLTAERLDKTEEFFRRRGWAVVLLGRFVEGVRQAAGIIAGISDMSFPVFLLYTAIGAALWVATWSTVGELAGSHVTTISHYATYVAEGLGALVVVFIIRAVVRSRRRRQTAAGPR from the coding sequence GTGATCGATGTCGTCTCGGCGCTCGTCACCGTGACCCCGTCGCCGAAGCCGTTGCCCGGCGTGTTCGGCTCGCTCGAGCCGACCCTCAAGCACTACGGCTACTTCGCGGTCGGCGGCGTGCTCCTGCTCGAGAACGTCGGCCTGCCGGTTCCCGGCGAGACCATGCTGATCGCGGCCGCCCTCTACGCGGCTACCGGCCAGCTCAACATTGTTCTGGTCGGGATCATCGCCGTACTGGCCTCGACCGCCGGCAGCTCGATCGGCTACGCGATCGGGGTGTACGGCGGCCGCCCGCTCGCCGAGCGGTACGGCAAGTACGTGCTGCTCACCGCCGAGCGGCTGGACAAGACCGAGGAGTTCTTCCGGCGGCGCGGCTGGGCGGTGGTCCTGCTGGGTCGGTTCGTCGAGGGCGTCCGGCAGGCGGCGGGGATCATCGCCGGCATCTCGGACATGAGCTTCCCGGTCTTCCTGCTCTACACCGCGATCGGTGCGGCGCTGTGGGTCGCCACCTGGTCGACGGTGGGAGAGCTCGCGGGCAGCCACGTCACGACGATCAGCCACTACGCGACGTATGTCGCGGAAGGCCTCGGGGCCCTCGTGGTGGTGTTCATCATCCGGGCGGTCGTGCGCTCGCGCCGCCGCCGGCAAACCGCGGCGGGCCCTCGCTGA
- a CDS encoding GNAT family N-acetyltransferase yields MEIRPMVEADVEQATRAQVAAFAVLYPDDPEITTPPDAARLARMQHRFHHFLTHDPGGAWAAVENDRVVGAALALRRGDLWGLSLLHVDPTAQSTGIGRKLLDAALTYADGSARSFILSTHDPRAMRLYATSGFNTYPQLDAEGPIDATALPGPDARVRPGSVADIDFADDVDLVVRGAPHGPDQRWLADEFTMYVVDEADGGRGYAYVRGNTLVTTLAATDEDTASALLWHCLGQISQAGKPASIYHLNAEQQWAIRIAYRARLSVTPAGPAYWRGGTPPKCYLPSGAFL; encoded by the coding sequence GTGGAGATCCGGCCCATGGTCGAGGCGGACGTCGAACAGGCGACCCGGGCCCAGGTCGCGGCGTTCGCGGTGCTGTATCCCGACGACCCCGAGATCACCACCCCACCCGACGCTGCCCGGCTCGCCCGGATGCAGCATCGCTTCCACCACTTCCTTACCCATGACCCGGGCGGCGCGTGGGCGGCGGTCGAGAACGACCGCGTCGTTGGCGCCGCCCTCGCGCTGCGCCGAGGCGACCTCTGGGGCCTCTCGCTGCTGCACGTCGACCCCACCGCGCAGTCCACGGGCATCGGCCGGAAGCTCCTCGATGCCGCGTTGACCTATGCCGACGGAAGCGCTCGCTCGTTCATCCTGTCGACCCACGATCCGCGCGCCATGCGGCTTTACGCGACCAGCGGCTTCAACACCTATCCGCAGCTCGACGCCGAAGGTCCGATCGACGCCACGGCGCTTCCTGGCCCTGATGCCCGCGTGCGTCCCGGAAGCGTCGCCGACATCGACTTCGCGGACGACGTCGACCTCGTCGTCCGCGGCGCGCCGCACGGCCCGGACCAGCGCTGGCTCGCCGATGAGTTCACGATGTACGTCGTCGACGAGGCCGACGGCGGCCGCGGCTACGCCTACGTCCGCGGCAACACGCTGGTCACCACGCTCGCGGCCACCGACGAGGACACGGCGAGCGCCCTGCTGTGGCACTGCCTCGGGCAGATCTCGCAGGCCGGCAAGCCGGCGTCGATCTATCACCTCAACGCCGAGCAGCAGTGGGCGATCCGGATCGCCTACCGGGCACGACTGTCGGTGACCCCGGCGGGCCCGGCGTATTGGCGCGGCGGAACACCACCGAAGTGCTACCTGCCGTCTGGGGCGTTCCTCTAG
- a CDS encoding cation:proton antiporter: MSFATLALIALIGILGPLLAYPRSWHLPVVLGELAAGITFGATGFNRLHAQNSTFTLLADIGFALVMFVAGSHVPVRDASMKTALRTGLARALGIGAISVPVALLVSHIFGTGHTSLYAVLMASSSAALILPIVSSLGLGGPAVIEMLPQIAVADAACIVALPLAIDPSHAARAALGALAVIACAAVLYVALVYVEKRGLRHRLHEVSEDRQFALELRISLTVLFALAALAVQTHVSIMLAGFTFGIALAAVGEPRRLARQLFGITEGFFGPLFFVWLGASLDLRALGSHPSYIVLGVVLGLGAVLTHSTMRLTGQPLALGALASAQLGVPVAAATLGSQLNLLKPGEPSALILGALITIAIGTLAGGRAPTASSTDTGPAPTTTAPTPRTVQGDQPAPPGPAAGAPATS; this comes from the coding sequence GTGAGCTTCGCCACCCTCGCGCTGATCGCGCTGATCGGCATCCTGGGGCCGCTGCTCGCCTATCCGCGTTCCTGGCACCTTCCCGTCGTGCTCGGGGAGCTGGCCGCCGGGATCACCTTCGGCGCCACGGGCTTCAACCGGCTGCATGCGCAGAACTCCACCTTCACCCTGCTCGCCGACATCGGGTTTGCGCTGGTGATGTTCGTCGCCGGCTCGCATGTCCCGGTCCGCGACGCAAGCATGAAAACGGCGCTGCGGACCGGACTGGCCCGTGCGCTCGGCATCGGCGCGATCTCCGTGCCGGTTGCGCTTCTGGTGTCGCACATCTTCGGCACCGGTCACACGTCGTTGTACGCCGTACTGATGGCATCGTCCTCGGCGGCGCTGATCCTTCCGATCGTCAGCTCGCTCGGCCTCGGCGGGCCCGCGGTGATCGAGATGCTGCCGCAGATCGCGGTCGCCGACGCCGCATGCATCGTGGCCCTGCCGTTGGCGATCGACCCGTCACACGCCGCGCGTGCCGCGCTCGGCGCACTCGCCGTCATCGCCTGCGCCGCAGTGCTCTACGTCGCCCTCGTGTACGTCGAGAAGCGCGGACTGCGCCACCGCCTGCACGAGGTCAGCGAGGATCGCCAGTTCGCGCTCGAGCTACGAATCAGCCTGACCGTCCTCTTCGCACTCGCGGCGCTGGCCGTCCAGACCCACGTCTCGATCATGCTGGCCGGCTTCACCTTCGGCATTGCGCTCGCAGCAGTGGGCGAGCCCCGCCGCCTCGCGCGACAGCTGTTCGGGATCACGGAAGGCTTCTTCGGTCCGCTGTTCTTCGTCTGGCTCGGCGCCTCGTTGGACCTGCGCGCGCTCGGCAGCCACCCGTCGTACATCGTGCTGGGGGTCGTACTCGGGCTCGGCGCCGTCCTCACGCATTCGACCATGCGGCTGACCGGCCAGCCGCTGGCTCTCGGCGCACTGGCCTCTGCTCAGCTCGGTGTGCCGGTCGCGGCGGCCACTCTCGGCTCGCAGCTGAACCTGCTCAAGCCCGGCGAACCGTCCGCGCTGATCCTCGGGGCGCTGATCACGATCGCAATCGGAACTCTTGCCGGCGGTCGAGCGCCCACCGCCTCGAGCACCGACACCGGTCCGGCGCCCACCACGACCGCGCCCACCCCACGAACCGTGCAGGGCGACCAGCCGGCGCCACCCGGTCCGGCGGCCGGCGCACCGGCCACGTCCTAA